One window of the Populus trichocarpa isolate Nisqually-1 chromosome 9, P.trichocarpa_v4.1, whole genome shotgun sequence genome contains the following:
- the LOC7489311 gene encoding NDR1/HIN1-like protein 26, producing the protein MASSDPSRPATGYPFVPNGIHYPPPPPGTAYPYQAPPPQPANPYYYNTNQPYPNQRATLLRRLIAALIIVTVIFFTILFIVWLVIRPHLPEFRVTSLSVSSFNASSSSSSVSGNWNARFQVYNPNKLKISYGDIQSSIYYKSEFLSQTRIPPFKQAKKNVTDINAEYGAMGSYIAGRAVNQINGDKGRGSVSFNLKIVADAVYRVGGFRARRRLLRVFCDDLAVGISGNGGSGNLTGGARRCKVYS; encoded by the coding sequence ATGGCATCATCTGATCCTTCTAGACCCGCGACCGGCTACCCTTTTGTCCCAAACGGCATCCACTACCCACCACCGCCACCCGGCACCGCCTATCCTTACCAAGCCCCACCACCACAACCCGCTAACCCTTACTACTACAACACCAACCAACCCTACCCTAACCAACGCGCCACCCTCCTCCGCCGCTTAATCGCTGCTCTAATCATCGTCACAGTCATTTTCTTCACTATTCTCTTCATTGTCTGGCTTGTTATCCGACCCCACCTCCCCGAATTCCGCGTCACTTCCCTCTCTGTCTCCAGCTTCAATGcatcctcttcttcctccagTGTGTCTGGTAACTGGAACGCCAGGTTTCAGGTTTATAATCCGAACAAGTTGAAAATCTCGTACGGTGATATACAGAGTTCGATTTACTATAAGTCTGAGTTCTTGTCCCAGACGAGGATTCCTCCGTTCAAACAGGCCAAAAAGAATGTTACTGATATCAATGCGGAATATGGGGCGATGGGTTCTTATATTGCGGGGCGGGCGGTGAATCAGATTAATGGGGATAAAGGGCGTGGATCGGTGAGTTTTAATTTGAAGATTGTTGCTGATGCGGTGTATAGGGTTGGTGGGTTTAGGGCAAGAAGAAGGTTGCTTAGGGTTTTTTGTGATGATTTGGCGGTTGGGATTTCCGGGAATGGTGGATCTGGGAACTTGACTGGTGGTGCTAGGCGATGTAAAGTTTATTCCTGA